CACGCCCTTCGAGCGCTGGCTGCTGCCCGAGGGCGCCCGGCCGACGCCGGTGGCGATCCGTCCCGAGGACCCCTTCAACATCATCTACAGCTCCGGCACCACCGGCACGCCCAAGGGCATCGTGCAGCCGCACGGCATGCGCTGGCTGCACATCCAGCGCGGCGCCAGGTACGGCTACGGGCCGGACACGGTGACGCTGCTGTCCACGCCGCTGTACTCCAACACCACGCTGGTGGTGGCCTTCCCGACGCTGGCCTTCGGCGGCACGGTGAACCTGCAGCCCAAGTTCGACGCCGGCGCCTGGCTGGCGATCGCCGAGCGCGAACGCGTCACCCACGCCATGCTGGTGCCGGTGCCGGTGCAGGTCCGCCGGCTGCTGGGCCACCCGGATTTCGACCGCCGCGACCTCTCGGCCTTCCAGGTCAAGTTCTGCACCAGCGCGCCCTTCGCCGCCGAGGTCAAGGCCGAGGTGCTGCGCCGCTGGCCCGGCGGCCTGGTCGAGTTCTACGGCATGACCGAGGGCGGCGGCACCTGCATCCTGGACGCCCACCTGCATCCGGACAAGCTGCACACCGTCGGCCGCCCGGCCGAGGGCCACGACATCCGCCTGATCGACGAGGCCGGCGTGGAGCTGCCGCCCGAGCGCTGTCTGACGGAAGGTGGTGAGGTGGTGGGCCGCTCCGGCGCGATGATGGCCGGCTACCACGGCCGCCCCGAGCTCACCCGCGAGGCCGAGTGGTTCTCGCCCGAGGGCCTGCGCTTCATCCGCACCGGCGACATCGGCCGCTTCGACGCTGACGGGTTCCTCACCCTCTTCGACCGCCGCAAGGACATGATCATCTCCGGCGGCTTCAACCTCTACCCCAGCGACCTGGAGGCCGAGCTGCGCCGCCACCCCGCGGTGGTCGAGGCCGCGGTGGTGGGCGTGCCCAGCGCCGAGTGGGGCGAGACGCCGGTGGCCTTCGTCGAACGCCGTGCGGGCGATCCGACCACCGGGGCGGAGCTGCGCGACTGGCTCAACGCGCGCGTCGGCAAAACCCAGCGGCTGAGCGAGCTGCGCTTCGTTGACGAGTTGCCCCGCAGTGCCATCGGCAAGCTGCTCAAGCGCGAGCTGCGTGAGCGCTGGACTGGGCAGAGCTGAGCAGCGCGGGTCAACCCGCCAGGTCGAGCTCCAGCGCCAGCAGCTCGCCGATGGTCTGGCGGCGGCGGATCAGGCGGTCGTGGTCGCCGTCCACCAGCACCTCGGGGATCAGCGGGCGGCTGTTGTAGTTGCTGGACATGCTCGCGCCGTAGGCCCCGGCGTCGTGGAACACCAGCAGGTCGCCCACCTCGGCCTGCGGCAATTGACGCGACAGCACCACGCCGCCTTCACCCTGGGTGAACACGTCGCCCGACTCGCACAGCGGGCCGGCCACCACGGTGGGCCGCATCGGGCGGGCGCTGTCGTCGTGCGGCAGCAGGCTGATGCCGTGGTGCGCGCCGTACATGCTCGGGCGCATCAGGTCGTTGAAGCCCGCGTCCACCAGCGCGAAGTGGTTGGCGCCCACGTCCTTGGTGGCGCGCACCTCGGCCACCAGCAGGCCGGATTCGGCCACCAGGTAGCGCCCCGGCTCCAGCTCCAGGTGGATGGCGTGGCCGCGTGCGGCGGCGATCTCCCGG
The Sphaerotilus microaerophilus DNA segment above includes these coding regions:
- a CDS encoding class I adenylate-forming enzyme family protein; this encodes MSVGATAGDPDFRPIGALIADHARAHARARPDQPALVMGDERLSWAALDALMDRVAASLQRDGLRPGDALVLAGGMSPRLMAVFLGALRAGVVVAPLACSVTPAVFAAMRRDADPKRLFVDAQAEPLLAAEDQAACIALDGEAPGTPFERWLLPEGARPTPVAIRPEDPFNIIYSSGTTGTPKGIVQPHGMRWLHIQRGARYGYGPDTVTLLSTPLYSNTTLVVAFPTLAFGGTVNLQPKFDAGAWLAIAERERVTHAMLVPVPVQVRRLLGHPDFDRRDLSAFQVKFCTSAPFAAEVKAEVLRRWPGGLVEFYGMTEGGGTCILDAHLHPDKLHTVGRPAEGHDIRLIDEAGVELPPERCLTEGGEVVGRSGAMMAGYHGRPELTREAEWFSPEGLRFIRTGDIGRFDADGFLTLFDRRKDMIISGGFNLYPSDLEAELRRHPAVVEAAVVGVPSAEWGETPVAFVERRAGDPTTGAELRDWLNARVGKTQRLSELRFVDELPRSAIGKLLKRELRERWTGQS